The Nocardia vinacea genome contains the following window.
ACGACTTCGGGCGCGAGGCTACCGGCGGCGAGCAACGATGCCTGCACCGCGACAGCAGTGATCTGCTCCCGGAGCGGGGCAGCCGGATCGAGGTGGACGCGGCTGCCGTCGGTCCAGGCGAGCTCGCCGGCCTGAGCCGAGGCCACCTCTAGCGGCCGACCGGCGATACCTGAAGCCAGCAATCCGAATCGGTCCGGGTGCCGCCCGGGATCAGGGCCGACCGCGATCATCCGATTCCCACGGCTCGTTTCGCCGCCGACTCGAATTCGGCAGGCCGAGCTCGCCGCCGACCTCAGCCATTGTTCGCTCCGCAGCGGCCGCCATCCGCGGGCGGGGTCACGGCGGGGCGGCCGGATTGCGCGCTCTCCCAGCCCGCCCAGATCCCGGCGGAGTACGGCCCGGGCTGTCCGGCCTTCTCGTAGAAGCCTTGCGGGTCATACACTTTCGCCTCCGGAAACGGCCATGGACAGGCCACCGATGTAGCGACTCGCGTATCGCGAATGAGCATGAACCCAGCGCCGTAGCAGAGGTAGGCGACGTTCACGATCACGAACATCACCATGAACGCACCCAGCACGGGCCTGCCGCGGAACAGTCGCACACGCAGCGCCATTTTCTCGGCGACGGTACGACCGGTGTCGTCCCGATAGAGCAGCACGCCCGCCGGGATCATCACGACCGTGACGAGCGCCGACTCCCAGATCAGCGGAAACTGGTAAGGCTCACCGGTGAATACCGAACCGAACGGAATGACCTGCGAGTAGATGTACAGCTGAGTCCGGACCAGAAAGCATTCCAGCAGCGCGTCGAAGACGAACCCTATGGCGAGAATCAAGGCGGCCAGGCAGATCAGCGGATGCCGCCAGATGAACGAGCCGGGCGCCCGGCGGGCCTGAATTCGTCGCAGCAGCCAGATGGCCGGAAAGAACGGGCCGAGATAGAAAGTCGCGTAACCGATCACGATGAACGGCTCGACCGTCGGCGACAGCGATACCAGCGGCCAATGCACCGGCCAGTGCCACAGCTGCGGGTTGTAGACGGCGTACGGCGCCCAATTCATGATCGGGTCCTGCCACACGATCGCCGTTGTCACCAGCACCATCAACAGCACCGGGTGGCGCGGATGCCGCCGCCACATGACCACCACCACCGTGATCAGCGCGACCATCATGACGACGGTCCCGATCTGGTGCAGCGTGATCCAGTGGTCCCAGCCGAACAGCGGCCGCACCGGGCGGGGCGCACCGCTCACTTCGGGGTTCGCGATGCGCGGATCGTCTGCACCGCGCCGGGCGTTGGCGGCGATCAACCCGATCACGACGACGATCAACGCCACCACCGCGATCGGCAGCCACCTTCGTGCGGCCTGCCCTCCTGTGACCGGATCCGTTGTGCCGAGCGATGTTTCGCTCGTATCCGATTTCGACGATGTCATGGTTTCAGTCCTCACCGAATCGCGCAACGAGATGCGAATTCTGTCCGTCCGGATCCAATTTGCGGGCAACGAGATAACCGGCGCCCATCCAGCCCCGCCGAGTCCACTTCCCGAAGGAAAGCCGGGTCCCGGGTGCACCCGCGGCGGCGGGCAGCATCTTCACCCGCTCCATGGCCTCCTTCACCCCACGCGGCGACAGCGGATGAGCGTCGGCGAACGCGTGCAGCAGCACGGTCGCGATATCCCGGTTCATCACCGGCACGCAATACTGCGGACGGCGTCCGTAGGCAGTCTCGAATTCGTCCAGGAACCGCTGTCCGACCGCATTTCCCTCGTCGTACTGATCCACACCCGTCCAGCCGAGGAATGCCCTCCACAGCAGCGGATTGATCCAGGCATTCTGGAATGCGGTGCCCATGAAGCGGGGCGGGTCCCAGTCGAGCGCGTGCAGCGCGGGCGTGACCATGGCGACGCCGAATCCGAAGCCGCAGTGCACAATTGCGCTTGCCTTGGCTTCCTGCAGGGTGCGCACCGCGGGGCTGATGTCCTGGGCAGTCTGCGGGATCTGCGCCTCGGCCACGATCCGGATGCCCTGCTCCCGGCACGCGCGGCGAAAGTTCTTGATGTAGCTCTCGCCGACCAGTGACTGTTCGACGAGTGCGCCGACGTCGGTGTGTCCGCCCTTGGCCAGCAGATGCGCCCAGAACACCGGTTCATCGGTCATCGAGCCCTGTGGCAAGGCGAATGTCCACTCGCCGAGCCAGTCGTCGGACCCGGACACATTGATCGCCGGAACGTGGAATCGCCGTTCGATCTCCTCGCGGGTGGGGACCGCATTGTCGGTGATGTGCGGTCCGAAGACCGCCAGGCAGCCCTCGTCGACGAGTTCGCCGTAGGCGTCGATCACCGCCTTAACCGAGCCCTTCGGCAACCCCTCCACCTCGCGGAACACGATCTCGACGGGGCGGTCGATGATGCCCTGCCTGCGGCCCTGTTCGAAGACCAGATCGAATGGGCGGGTCAGATCCGCTCGCATCTCGGGCGGATAGCCCTCCGGGAGTCGGAAGTCGAACAGATAACCGAGTTTGATCGGCTCGGCAGTGCTTTCGTAGGCCACGTCACTCTCCGTCCGCACGGCCATT
Protein-coding sequences here:
- a CDS encoding ABC transporter substrate-binding protein gives rise to the protein MAYESTAEPIKLGYLFDFRLPEGYPPEMRADLTRPFDLVFEQGRRQGIIDRPVEIVFREVEGLPKGSVKAVIDAYGELVDEGCLAVFGPHITDNAVPTREEIERRFHVPAINVSGSDDWLGEWTFALPQGSMTDEPVFWAHLLAKGGHTDVGALVEQSLVGESYIKNFRRACREQGIRIVAEAQIPQTAQDISPAVRTLQEAKASAIVHCGFGFGVAMVTPALHALDWDPPRFMGTAFQNAWINPLLWRAFLGWTGVDQYDEGNAVGQRFLDEFETAYGRRPQYCVPVMNRDIATVLLHAFADAHPLSPRGVKEAMERVKMLPAAAGAPGTRLSFGKWTRRGWMGAGYLVARKLDPDGQNSHLVARFGED
- a CDS encoding spirocyclase AveC family protein, whose translation is MTSSKSDTSETSLGTTDPVTGGQAARRWLPIAVVALIVVVIGLIAANARRGADDPRIANPEVSGAPRPVRPLFGWDHWITLHQIGTVVMMVALITVVVVMWRRHPRHPVLLMVLVTTAIVWQDPIMNWAPYAVYNPQLWHWPVHWPLVSLSPTVEPFIVIGYATFYLGPFFPAIWLLRRIQARRAPGSFIWRHPLICLAALILAIGFVFDALLECFLVRTQLYIYSQVIPFGSVFTGEPYQFPLIWESALVTVVMIPAGVLLYRDDTGRTVAEKMALRVRLFRGRPVLGAFMVMFVIVNVAYLCYGAGFMLIRDTRVATSVACPWPFPEAKVYDPQGFYEKAGQPGPYSAGIWAGWESAQSGRPAVTPPADGGRCGANNG